TGTGctttgtctcatttaatcctcagaatAACCTGGTGTGCTATATAATGAAAGCAATATTATAATAGGGTCCCCTTATCTGAAGTTTAGGTCTTGAAACATCCTGCAGATACTGCATTCTACCATACTCCCATTTAACTAAAatagaaactgagtttcagagaagttaaatgacttgtctaaggtcgcACAGTTTTGAAAACTGAGATTTCTCCTGTCAGGTACTGAACTCACTCTATGACCCCAAACCCTTTTCTATCAAAACTGTATTTTTTCTGCCATATCCAAGgagcttctctctccctctcaccacCAGTGCAGTGATATGGACTTGGAACGGACATGGAATGGGATATAGAAAACCTTTCAGAAGCTGAGCCTAAACCCTGGCATTTGGAAACAACATATTAaggtgagatttttttctttttaaatttcctctGCTCTTCCAAGAGTAAAAGATTCAGGACCTCACAAAagtaaggagaaatagaaatttctctttctagggTTATGTTATTCAATTCTCACCTATAAGAGCATCAGTAATGCTTTCTGAATACTAGAgataatttggaaaatgaagaaaaaacaaaacaaaatcaaaatattttttactatgTTTTTGAGTTCTTTCTTTTCTGGTCCCCTATCAAATTGCAGGGAGCTTCATTTTCAGTTGCATTACATTGCAATAGAAATGGTTGATTAAGCATCTCTGTATTTGTAATCTTGGTTATATAGTTATAATCTTTTAGCAAATCTCCCGATGATTGTTGATTATTGAGAAGAATGCATGATTGTTGAGAGAAATGTATTTGATGACATAAGGGATAATTTTTCCAGTGTGAAGAACACACTCTTTTGTAAGAATTAAATCCCTGAACATGTTCTCCTTGGCACTAGTTAAAGTTGATAAACTGCCTTTCTCCTAATTTATATAATCCATCCCAATCCTTTCTATCCCATTCCTTTCTTACCTTTCATTAAACCTATGGCCTTAATCTTCCTGaataggaaatatatatgtaccaCTTGCTTGATTGATTGAATGTCAGATCTGAGAACTTCAGTGGCCATATTGTCTGATCATACCTGATTAAGAATCTCTCCCTTAACATACCTGATGAGTATTTATCCAACCTAGTTCTTCATATCTGATTTCTTGGTTTTCTGCTTTTCATCCTCACATCCCTCATTTTTCCAAGCAGGAAGTCAACTGTTGGCAGTAGCAATATTTGTATCACTCAGGCCTACTTTTTTGAGGAAAGGCCAAACAAATTCAAGGAAAAGAGATCATACttacatttcatattttttcctcttggtGATCACAGGACTGGGAATTTAATTCTACAAAAAAGATAATCAATTTCATTGGGAGAAATGTTTGGTGCTCttgtcatttttcatcatgtaaaATCCAGATTTTACCCATAGAATGATATTATATGTCATAATGCCAACCAGGAATTGATCAAAATTTCAACTTTTAACTATTGGATGTTTTGTAGGTACAAACTGCAGAAGATGAAAAATGAACATAGCATGGAAGTCAATGACAGCTCAGGAGGATACTTCATCTTAATGGGCTTTTCTGACCAACCTCAGTTAGAATTGGTACTTTCACTATTTGTCTTTGTGTTGTACACCATTACATTGATGGGCAATATGACcattatcattttatcttttctggACTCTCGGCTCCACACGCCTATGTACTTCTTCCTCAGAAATCTCTCCTTCTTAGACATCTGCTTCACTACCAGCATTGTCCCCCAAATGCTGACAAATATCTGGGGGCATAATAAAAGAATCAGTTATGTTGGCTGCTTGGTCCAATACTCAGTAGCCTTGGCTCTTGGCTCTACAGAATGTGTGCTCCTTGCTGTGATGGCTGTGGACCGCTATTTTGCTGTCTGTTGGCCCCTGCGCTATGCCACTATCATGCATCAACGACTCTGTCATCTCCTGGCAACTACTTCTTGGTTCTCAGGCTTTGCTAATTCAATCCTCCAGTCATCTTTGGCAATGGTGTTGCCATTATGTGGCCATCGCCAGGTAGACCATTTCCTGTGTGAGCTCCTTGTCATTATCAAGCTATCTTGTGTGGACACTGGGTCAATGGAGTCCAAAATGTTCATTGCTCGCTTGATCATTTTGGCCATACCTGTCTCTATCATCCTCACCTCGTATGCCTGTATTGCTTGGGCAGTGGCAAAGATCCGCTCAGCTGAGGGACAGAGGAAGGCTTTTGGGACCTGTGCCTCACACTTGATGGTGGTTTCACTGTTCTATGGGACTATCATGTTCATGTATCTTCAGCCCAAGAACAATTATTCCCAGGACCAAGTCAAGGTCATGGCCCTTATCTATACCATTGTAGCCCCTACCCTCAACCCTTTGATATATACACTGAGAAATAAAGATGTTAATAGGGCAATgaagaaagtgatggggaaagaTGAAACCTAGAGAATTACAGAAGCTGGAactcattggatcatagattcatatatttagaactgaaTGGAACTACTATCCTCCCAACAttctttatagataaggaaactaggacccagagagcttaagtgatttattGGAAGTAGTATTGGACCCAGGTCCAAAGCACACTTTTAAGTGTGCTTTCTACAGTATCATGCTACCTATAAGTCATCATGAGTAATCCAAGAGGGTAATGGAAGGCTGGTCTGACATAAACTCCCTAGGATTCAGTAACCTGGGTTACTTGTCTGAGGTTGTCAGATCCTGGTCAAATGAGACatagagaggagaggaggcaCAATTTTAGAGTATTGCAAAGAGCCTGTTCTTCGCTTGGgagggtctctggaggtgggatggcatggcgaaaatgaaatgaaaacaagccAGAATGCAAATGggattgcagaggctgttctctcttggcatctgctgatttttatttttataccctttttt
The window above is part of the Gracilinanus agilis isolate LMUSP501 chromosome 4, AgileGrace, whole genome shotgun sequence genome. Proteins encoded here:
- the LOC123244922 gene encoding putative olfactory receptor 2W6 translates to MEVNDSSGGYFILMGFSDQPQLELVLSLFVFVLYTITLMGNMTIIILSFLDSRLHTPMYFFLRNLSFLDICFTTSIVPQMLTNIWGHNKRISYVGCLVQYSVALALGSTECVLLAVMAVDRYFAVCWPLRYATIMHQRLCHLLATTSWFSGFANSILQSSLAMVLPLCGHRQVDHFLCELLVIIKLSCVDTGSMESKMFIARLIILAIPVSIILTSYACIAWAVAKIRSAEGQRKAFGTCASHLMVVSLFYGTIMFMYLQPKNNYSQDQVKVMALIYTIVAPTLNPLIYTLRNKDVNRAMKKVMGKDET